In one Lachnospiraceae bacterium GAM79 genomic region, the following are encoded:
- a CDS encoding glycoside hydrolase family 25 protein, whose translation MREIDRKKQLEKRMKYAVCIIIGIMIGIIAGICIGVEHNKTTRSKPTLYTEVTYGVELPPGELANLIYENYWNYIKQSYIIVGDDRETCQLYKISSKVARHNYDLERFQMDDDGYMRYSDDNIKKAKLGIDVSGHQGTIDWDQVKEAGIQFAMIRLGYRGYTQGGLALDDNYVTNIETALESKMPVGVYFYTQAVSYEEGVEEAQYVLKNIADYKISYPVVIDTEKMEADGARANDISNEERTDAIVGFCDTIKDAGYTPMIYANRNWYAQNLDMDRLGDYQLWLAQYSNVPDFPYLFTGWQYTSEGSVPGISGSVDIDVWMK comes from the coding sequence ATGAGAGAAATAGACAGAAAAAAACAACTTGAAAAACGTATGAAATATGCGGTATGCATTATAATTGGTATTATGATCGGTATTATAGCGGGTATCTGTATAGGGGTGGAGCATAATAAGACGACAAGGTCGAAGCCTACGTTATATACAGAAGTAACTTATGGGGTGGAGCTTCCACCGGGTGAACTCGCAAATCTGATCTACGAGAATTACTGGAATTATATCAAGCAGAGTTATATCATCGTCGGTGATGATCGTGAGACCTGCCAGCTCTATAAGATCAGTAGCAAGGTAGCCAGACATAATTATGATCTGGAACGATTTCAGATGGATGATGATGGGTATATGCGTTATTCAGATGATAATATCAAGAAGGCAAAGCTGGGAATCGATGTATCCGGTCATCAGGGAACGATCGACTGGGATCAGGTAAAAGAAGCCGGTATCCAGTTTGCAATGATCCGTCTTGGTTATCGTGGATACACTCAGGGTGGATTGGCATTGGATGATAATTATGTAACGAATATAGAGACTGCACTCGAAAGCAAGATGCCGGTCGGTGTATATTTCTATACACAGGCGGTAAGCTACGAGGAAGGCGTGGAAGAGGCACAGTATGTGCTCAAGAACATTGCTGATTATAAGATCAGTTATCCGGTAGTGATCGATACGGAGAAGATGGAAGCGGACGGCGCCCGTGCCAATGATATCTCAAATGAGGAACGGACGGATGCAATCGTTGGATTCTGCGATACGATCAAGGATGCAGGATATACACCGATGATCTATGCAAACAGGAACTGGTATGCACAGAATCTGGATATGGATCGGCTGGGAGATTATCAGCTGTGGCTGGCACAATATTCCAATGTACCCGATTTCCCATATTTGTTTACCGGCTGGCAGTACACCAGCGAGGGAAGTGTGCCGGGAATCTCCGGCTCGGTGGATATCGATGTCTGGATGAAATAA
- a CDS encoding DUF6034 family protein — protein sequence MQNKKNNKVGFRTYRKKMAAMLLVGMLAVSTAATGCGKKDVDYDVDGNGGSGSGSNADSGSLQGKYGIPESCDTQIATGDSGIQKIAIDAEEVIVPDTGDLYVAPCKKKTTTNDDKKQTVEAVFDKDKGIYEYDYEKRTKSDIQEEIDMYENEKKKNSSDTDMVSYYDTWIEDLKTEMQTAPDEYPAAGDYSGDAFIGSIGDQKFTISTPDEDNGSTGYSLYFTGDTLTYRPKDGANGCYSTTLDDYMQYESDDASAVDADMNKCTFSEDEARQMADDFLAKVGCTDASLKKTSALCWVYYDNDGNNLETEVDGYTFTYSRAINNQPTATVNAWNVENLQQDNASIDIPTEECSVSIDSNGINGANWCEYLEADGEPQAAEILSYKDLLAKLDETVPEYYSKYPSNYKKIEFNGMELTYYLKKGEKDGEFDYVPAWILSQYDEYQDYSEKDNPTQLVVIDARDGSVIDLLELSKSLGTYYTYDDTPTEDGEDIDDTDDTSSEDNSTEDTSAEDNSAEDTSEE from the coding sequence ATGCAGAACAAAAAAAATAATAAAGTGGGATTTCGTACATATCGTAAGAAAATGGCAGCTATGCTCTTGGTCGGTATGCTGGCAGTCAGCACAGCAGCAACCGGATGCGGAAAGAAAGATGTGGATTATGATGTAGACGGAAATGGAGGATCTGGAAGTGGAAGCAACGCAGACAGCGGAAGTCTTCAGGGTAAATATGGTATTCCTGAGAGCTGTGATACACAGATCGCAACAGGTGATTCCGGTATTCAGAAGATTGCCATTGATGCAGAAGAGGTGATCGTACCGGATACAGGAGATCTGTATGTTGCACCTTGCAAGAAGAAAACCACGACAAATGATGATAAGAAGCAGACAGTGGAGGCTGTATTTGATAAAGATAAGGGTATCTATGAGTATGATTATGAGAAACGTACCAAATCAGATATTCAGGAAGAAATCGACATGTATGAGAATGAAAAGAAGAAAAATAGTTCTGATACAGATATGGTATCATACTATGATACATGGATTGAGGATCTGAAGACGGAAATGCAGACTGCACCGGATGAATATCCGGCAGCCGGCGATTATTCAGGTGATGCATTTATCGGATCGATCGGAGATCAGAAATTTACAATTTCAACACCGGATGAAGATAATGGTTCTACCGGATATTCATTATATTTTACCGGAGATACCTTGACCTATCGTCCAAAGGATGGAGCAAATGGCTGCTATTCCACAACTCTTGATGATTATATGCAGTATGAAAGTGACGATGCAAGCGCTGTAGATGCAGACATGAATAAGTGTACATTCTCAGAAGATGAAGCCAGACAGATGGCAGATGATTTTCTGGCAAAGGTTGGATGCACAGATGCATCATTAAAGAAGACATCAGCACTTTGCTGGGTTTATTATGATAATGATGGCAATAATTTAGAAACTGAAGTAGATGGTTATACATTTACATATTCAAGGGCGATCAACAATCAGCCAACTGCTACTGTAAATGCATGGAATGTTGAAAATCTTCAGCAGGATAATGCTTCTATTGATATTCCGACGGAAGAATGTTCGGTTTCTATAGATTCCAATGGTATCAATGGAGCAAATTGGTGCGAATATCTGGAGGCAGACGGAGAACCACAGGCAGCAGAGATTCTCTCCTATAAAGATCTGCTTGCAAAGCTGGATGAAACGGTTCCTGAGTATTACAGCAAATATCCATCTAATTATAAGAAGATTGAGTTTAACGGAATGGAACTTACATACTACCTGAAAAAAGGCGAGAAAGATGGTGAGTTCGATTATGTACCTGCATGGATTTTGTCCCAGTATGATGAATATCAGGATTATTCAGAAAAAGACAATCCTACACAGCTGGTAGTTATAGATGCAAGAGACGGATCAGTGATCGATCTTCTGGAACTGTCCAAGTCACTTGGCACATATTATACATATGATGACACACCGACAGAAGACGGAGAAGATATCGATGATACTGATGATACTTCCTCCGAGGATAACAGTACAGAAGATACTTCCGCTGAGGACAACAGTGCAGAAGATACTTCTGAGGAATAA
- the alr gene encoding alanine racemase, whose amino-acid sequence MTTLTIKTNALDNNIRIIKRLANGAKVIAVLKGNAYGLGLTKFASFLQSKGIDNYGVTELSDAVTLRRNGITGNILLMTPLYNSEDITTAIDHDITLSITSTDCAHVIDETAAYMNHPTVHAHLCIDTGFGRYGFLCSDEKQIANTIQSLRHIKITGIFSHFHAAACRNEYYVKKQFQDFTHLCDALRKDGVPVGIRHISSSTSMIKYPSMNLDAIRIGSAFLGRLAVPNDYGFREVCNLSAYVDDIYELPAGHNIGYGHSFKLSHNAKTAVISAGYYHGLGMERHTDSRTNFFSPIRIYYKLKGTFHKKTPAASFKDYRLPVLGQISMNSVIVDTTGCNISVGDTVTFPINPIFVNSAVPRVYM is encoded by the coding sequence ATGACAACTCTTACAATCAAAACAAATGCACTGGATAACAATATACGGATCATCAAACGTCTGGCAAACGGCGCAAAGGTCATAGCAGTATTAAAGGGGAACGCTTATGGGCTTGGACTTACAAAATTTGCATCGTTCTTACAATCAAAGGGTATTGATAACTATGGTGTAACCGAACTGTCAGATGCTGTCACCTTACGCAGAAACGGAATCACGGGAAATATCCTGCTGATGACTCCATTATATAACTCAGAAGATATCACGACTGCGATTGATCACGATATCACGCTCAGCATCACCAGTACCGACTGTGCGCATGTGATCGATGAAACGGCCGCCTACATGAACCATCCGACAGTCCATGCACATCTCTGCATTGACACCGGATTTGGCAGATACGGCTTCTTATGTTCAGATGAAAAACAGATTGCCAATACAATTCAATCACTGAGGCATATAAAAATCACCGGCATCTTCTCTCATTTTCATGCGGCAGCCTGCAGAAATGAATACTATGTGAAGAAACAGTTTCAGGATTTTACCCATCTCTGTGATGCTCTCCGGAAAGATGGCGTCCCGGTAGGCATCCGTCATATCTCATCTTCAACTTCGATGATAAAATATCCTTCCATGAACTTAGATGCCATCCGCATCGGTTCTGCTTTTCTTGGCAGACTTGCGGTTCCAAATGATTATGGTTTTCGTGAGGTCTGTAATCTGTCCGCCTATGTGGACGATATCTATGAACTGCCGGCCGGTCACAACATTGGCTATGGTCACAGCTTTAAACTGTCACACAATGCAAAGACAGCCGTTATCTCCGCCGGATATTATCATGGGCTTGGAATGGAACGCCACACCGATTCCCGAACAAATTTCTTCTCTCCGATCCGTATTTATTATAAATTAAAAGGCACTTTCCATAAAAAGACACCGGCTGCCAGCTTTAAAGACTACCGGCTTCCGGTGTTAGGTCAGATCAGTATGAACTCCGTTATCGTGGATACAACCGGATGTAATATCTCGGTAGGTGATACGGTTACATTTCCGATCAATCCAATCTTCGTCAACAGCGCTGTTCCGCGGGTGTATATGTAA
- a CDS encoding B12-binding domain-containing radical SAM protein, whose amino-acid sequence MKFLLAALNTKYIHSNPGIYSLYSYSVKRQPSLAEYIGIAEYTINNQKGEILADIYKRRPDAVGFSCYIWNIEMIREIIKELKKLLPDTDIWVGGPEVTYDADKLLAEMPELTGVMVGEGEATFYDVLRRYLDIGNIHNTGKSYDIGNACNTGNSCGIENFRDTGNFRDIDGLVLREGEDIICTKPRGLTDLSELPFLYYDLDTFKNKIIYYESSRGCPFRCSYCLSSIDKRVRFRSFDLVKKELQFFLDHQVKQVKFIDRTFNCSHEHAMEIWRYINEHDNGITNFHFEIAADILNEEELELVNSLRPGAIQMEIGVQSTNLQTIREIDRVMDVDKLAKIVARIHQGHNVHVHLDLIAGLPYEDYESFAHSFNDVYAMKPEQLQLGFLKVLKGSKMHDNAERYGLQYTSCPPYEVLFTKWISYDEILRLKQIEEMVEIYYNSCQFESTLPFLVEEFDSPFDFYASLASYYDEKGYFIQTPARIYRYHVLLHFAEEHFPEKTELIREMLVFDLYLRENMKTRPDFAPEQEGVRDLFRDFYIREANDHRYLREEDYHGCDWKSMSRMTHIEKIYYNRETGNRLSEVCYILFDYKRRDPLTGDAKYMIVTPVASM is encoded by the coding sequence TTGAAGTTCTTACTGGCAGCATTAAACACAAAATATATTCATTCAAATCCGGGTATTTATTCCCTGTATTCTTATTCGGTAAAGAGACAGCCGTCTCTTGCAGAATATATCGGGATCGCAGAATATACGATCAACAATCAAAAGGGAGAGATTCTTGCAGATATCTATAAGAGAAGACCGGATGCAGTTGGATTTTCCTGTTATATATGGAATATCGAGATGATCCGTGAGATCATAAAAGAATTGAAGAAGCTCCTTCCGGATACAGATATCTGGGTCGGTGGTCCGGAAGTAACCTATGATGCTGATAAGCTTCTTGCGGAGATGCCGGAGCTTACAGGAGTTATGGTTGGAGAAGGAGAGGCAACCTTTTATGATGTGTTGAGAAGATATCTTGATATTGGAAATATTCATAATACTGGGAAGTCTTATGATATTGGGAATGCCTGTAATACTGGGAATTCCTGTGGTATTGAAAATTTCCGTGATACCGGAAATTTTCGAGATATTGACGGACTGGTGCTTCGGGAAGGAGAAGATATTATTTGTACGAAGCCAAGAGGACTTACCGATCTGTCGGAGCTTCCGTTTCTGTATTATGACTTGGACACTTTTAAAAATAAGATCATTTATTATGAGAGCAGCAGAGGCTGTCCGTTCCGGTGCAGTTATTGTCTGTCGTCGATTGACAAACGGGTTCGTTTCCGCAGTTTTGATCTGGTGAAGAAGGAACTGCAGTTTTTCCTGGATCATCAGGTAAAACAGGTAAAGTTTATAGACCGGACATTTAACTGTTCCCATGAACATGCAATGGAGATCTGGAGGTATATCAATGAACATGACAATGGGATCACAAATTTTCATTTTGAGATCGCAGCAGACATTTTAAATGAGGAAGAATTGGAGCTGGTCAACAGTCTGCGGCCGGGGGCAATACAGATGGAGATCGGAGTACAGTCGACAAATCTGCAGACGATACGGGAGATCGATCGTGTAATGGATGTTGATAAGCTGGCAAAGATCGTTGCCCGGATCCATCAGGGACATAATGTGCATGTGCATCTGGATCTGATCGCGGGGCTTCCGTATGAGGATTATGAATCATTTGCACATTCCTTTAATGATGTATATGCGATGAAGCCGGAGCAGCTTCAGTTAGGTTTTTTAAAGGTACTAAAGGGTTCGAAGATGCATGACAATGCAGAACGGTATGGCTTACAGTATACGAGCTGTCCGCCGTATGAAGTCTTATTTACAAAGTGGATATCTTATGATGAGATCCTGCGATTAAAGCAGATCGAAGAAATGGTAGAGATTTATTATAACAGCTGTCAGTTTGAGAGCACGCTGCCATTCCTGGTGGAAGAATTTGATTCGCCGTTTGATTTTTATGCGAGCCTTGCTTCTTATTATGATGAAAAGGGATATTTTATCCAGACACCGGCGAGAATCTATCGGTATCATGTACTGCTTCATTTTGCAGAAGAACACTTCCCTGAGAAGACAGAACTGATTCGGGAAATGCTGGTATTTGACTTATATCTTCGTGAGAATATGAAGACCCGGCCGGATTTCGCCCCGGAACAGGAGGGTGTGAGAGATTTGTTCCGGGACTTCTACATCCGTGAGGCCAACGACCACAGATACCTTCGGGAAGAAGACTATCATGGCTGTGACTGGAAATCTATGTCCAGAATGACACACATAGAAAAGATTTATTACAACAGAGAGACGGGAAATCGTCTGTCTGAAGTATGCTATATATTATTCGATTACAAACGCCGTGATCCGCTGACCGGGGATGCAAAGTATATGATAGTAACACCTGTCGCATCCATGTGA
- the hydE gene encoding [FeFe] hydrogenase H-cluster radical SAM maturase HydE, with amino-acid sequence MHTLITEIRDKQNITKEQLQLLLGTDDQEMIEELMVCARTEAQKVYGNKVYMRGLIEFTNYCKNNCIYCGIRRDNCHVDRYRLTKDQILDCCQSGYRLGFRTFVLQGGEDPFYTDDQICEIVSEIKHQHPDCAITLSIGEKSREAYERYFAAGAERYLLRHETADKAHYEKLHPREMSFDNRIRCLHDLKEIGYQTGCGFMVGSPYQTVDTLYEDLCLIKELEPEMCGIGPFIPQADTPFGKEAAGTLEMTLRLLSIIRLIHPTVLLPATTALGTIHPLGREKGILAGANVVMPNLSPVGVRKKYLLYDNKICTGEEASECCGCMMRRMQGIGYEVVVDRGDHPSYDKKR; translated from the coding sequence ATGCATACACTGATAACAGAGATTCGCGATAAACAGAATATTACAAAAGAACAGCTTCAGCTTCTGCTGGGAACAGACGATCAGGAAATGATCGAAGAATTGATGGTATGTGCCAGAACGGAAGCGCAGAAGGTATATGGAAATAAAGTCTATATGCGTGGACTGATCGAGTTCACAAATTATTGTAAAAATAACTGCATTTATTGTGGAATAAGAAGAGATAACTGCCATGTTGATCGGTACCGGCTGACCAAAGATCAGATTCTTGACTGTTGTCAGAGTGGATATCGGCTCGGTTTTCGGACATTTGTGTTACAAGGAGGCGAAGATCCGTTTTATACAGATGACCAGATCTGTGAGATCGTATCAGAGATCAAACACCAGCATCCGGACTGTGCGATCACATTGTCAATCGGAGAGAAAAGCAGGGAAGCCTATGAGCGGTATTTTGCTGCCGGGGCGGAACGTTATCTGCTTCGTCACGAGACTGCGGATAAGGCACATTATGAGAAGCTTCATCCGAGAGAAATGTCATTTGACAACCGGATCCGGTGCCTGCATGACCTGAAAGAGATCGGTTATCAGACCGGGTGTGGCTTTATGGTCGGTTCACCATATCAGACGGTCGATACGCTATATGAGGATCTCTGTCTGATCAAAGAACTGGAACCGGAAATGTGCGGAATCGGACCTTTTATTCCGCAGGCAGACACACCATTTGGAAAAGAGGCTGCCGGAACACTTGAGATGACCTTACGGCTGCTGTCAATTATCCGTCTGATCCATCCTACTGTGCTGCTTCCTGCGACAACAGCACTTGGCACGATCCATCCGCTTGGCAGGGAGAAGGGGATTCTTGCCGGGGCAAATGTTGTGATGCCGAATCTGTCACCGGTCGGTGTCAGGAAAAAATATCTGTTATATGACAATAAGATCTGCACCGGGGAAGAAGCCTCGGAGTGCTGTGGCTGTATGATGCGGAGAATGCAGGGAATCGGATACGAGGTTGTGGTTGACCGCGGCGACCATCCATCGTATGACAAGAAAAGATGA
- a CDS encoding DUF6034 family protein, with translation MKKIRKDTAGIKKTQVNRKLHYKKMAALAVAGVLVAGSTLTGCGKKNIDYSVDGGSGNGGSADSGSLQDKYGIPESCDMTLETGDSGLSKLAIEADEVSVPSTMDLPIVYAKKKEISNDAKKQLVESLLEKDKGIYAFDYDNMTKADIQEQIDQYEKEKKNSAANGDTSGSTWYDSMIDGLKDQLQKAPDEYPAADDYSGTEFLGEIGGRKFLVNVDDQGGASGSMGLKDQLITYRPKDGASGVYFSTPDTGDDLTDVDMSSTNVCTFSKDEAQSIADEFVNKIGMADVTLNKAQDLYWYYYGADGNTDSVEVDGYVFSYTRSINNQPTASAEVWNVDNLMQDDASVSIPSEKCEVYVDSNGVISANWVNYFEITDKTESKDLLSFDELLKKANTNIAEYYTTYPTRYKKVEFNDMKLAYYLEKTDEDGVFKYVPAWILTQYEDMADESNNADYPDQMVVLDATDGSVIDLLELSKSLGTYQNYDTDTIARDVSDEGDSSITSVGDTDSSEDTTDASSDTTDDTTDDTTGDTAEK, from the coding sequence TTGAAAAAAATAAGAAAAGACACAGCAGGTATTAAGAAAACACAGGTAAACAGAAAGCTGCATTATAAAAAGATGGCAGCACTTGCCGTAGCAGGAGTTCTGGTTGCAGGAAGTACACTTACAGGCTGTGGAAAGAAGAATATAGATTACAGTGTAGATGGTGGATCAGGAAATGGAGGAAGCGCAGACAGTGGAAGTCTTCAGGATAAATACGGAATTCCGGAATCCTGTGATATGACACTTGAGACAGGCGACAGTGGCTTGAGCAAGCTTGCGATCGAAGCAGATGAGGTATCAGTTCCAAGTACAATGGATCTTCCAATCGTATATGCAAAGAAAAAAGAAATTTCAAATGATGCAAAAAAGCAACTTGTAGAATCGCTTCTTGAAAAAGATAAAGGTATCTATGCATTTGATTATGATAATATGACAAAAGCAGATATTCAGGAACAGATCGATCAGTACGAAAAGGAGAAGAAGAATTCTGCAGCGAATGGAGATACTTCCGGTTCAACCTGGTATGATTCCATGATCGATGGCTTAAAAGATCAGCTTCAGAAGGCTCCGGATGAATATCCGGCAGCTGATGATTATTCCGGTACTGAATTTCTGGGAGAGATCGGTGGTAGAAAATTCCTAGTTAATGTAGATGATCAGGGAGGGGCAAGCGGTTCCATGGGTCTGAAAGATCAACTGATCACTTACCGTCCAAAGGATGGTGCCAGCGGTGTATATTTTTCCACACCGGATACCGGTGATGATCTGACGGATGTTGATATGTCATCCACAAATGTATGTACATTCTCAAAAGATGAAGCACAGTCGATCGCAGATGAATTTGTAAATAAGATCGGTATGGCAGATGTAACACTGAATAAGGCACAGGATCTTTACTGGTATTATTATGGAGCAGATGGTAATACAGATTCAGTAGAGGTCGATGGATATGTATTTTCCTATACAAGATCGATCAATAATCAGCCGACAGCATCTGCCGAAGTATGGAATGTTGATAATCTTATGCAGGATGATGCCTCTGTAAGTATTCCATCAGAAAAGTGTGAAGTATACGTTGACTCAAATGGTGTTATATCTGCAAACTGGGTAAATTATTTTGAGATTACAGATAAGACGGAGAGTAAGGATCTGTTATCATTTGATGAGCTTCTAAAGAAAGCAAATACAAATATTGCGGAGTATTATACAACTTATCCAACCAGATATAAGAAGGTTGAATTCAATGACATGAAGCTTGCTTATTATCTGGAAAAGACTGATGAAGACGGAGTATTCAAATATGTGCCGGCATGGATATTGACCCAGTACGAAGATATGGCAGATGAATCAAATAATGCAGACTATCCGGATCAGATGGTGGTTTTAGATGCTACCGACGGATCAGTGATCGACCTTCTGGAACTGTCTAAGTCACTTGGAACATATCAGAATTATGATACTGATACGATTGCAAGAGATGTCTCCGATGAAGGAGATTCATCGATAACCTCTGTCGGAGATACTGATTCATCAGAGGATACAACAGATGCTTCTTCCGATACAACAGATGACACAACCGATGACACAACCGGTGACACAGCTGAAAAGTAA
- a CDS encoding alpha/beta hydrolase fold domain-containing protein, whose protein sequence is MSTQNSLVIIKEKIEGIMLDDKRMKADDIAKKVLKGRKYECSTPPKWMQDEFEITKVEEKLGVCYYVKPKGKEVRNFFFYIHGGGHCMEINRNQWEFVASVIEKNGYGAIVPIYPLTPEFCAQDTFDMLIGAYRHLTKKMSIDRLVVVGDSTGGGLALSLAVLSWKEGIRRPDKLILLSPAMDTEFMDGNMANLMMDRKKEMRKYYYRPGIKEFLRKYWIRDLYHQNEYTCPVYADLTDICDEIAIFTVEDDLLNGYARYLYDRLKKQQIRIHYFEYFGMPHDYIEHPHIPECRMIINRISDSIKDEAKLVNPEIKRAVWARSMVAERYPKIYQDDESIKLATKLNVSHKDLNAMYSEYDRLVKMGRIVEIDKRVKQFIMRYADGIIVNVGAELDTMFSRMDNGRIRWYNVDMPETMELRRRMLESKDREQNIGKSILDFTWLDSVKKNQGEAILFVCCDVTKYFTTKKLQAFLDAIWQRFPGAEVLFDVKNSVGRKQANLKVLTGKKKGSFIKVSIDNCTSLMYDWNIKYRVLYDRAILNKEDITDMFSDDVARRYRHAIRRKYDKIIQLRLGTERIQF, encoded by the coding sequence ATGAGTACACAAAACAGTCTTGTTATCATAAAAGAGAAAATAGAAGGTATCATGCTCGATGATAAACGTATGAAAGCAGATGACATTGCAAAAAAGGTCTTGAAGGGCAGAAAATACGAATGCAGCACTCCTCCAAAGTGGATGCAGGATGAGTTTGAGATCACAAAGGTCGAAGAAAAGCTTGGTGTATGTTATTATGTGAAGCCAAAAGGAAAAGAGGTTAGAAATTTCTTTTTCTATATTCACGGCGGCGGGCATTGCATGGAGATCAATAGAAATCAGTGGGAATTTGTTGCATCCGTCATCGAGAAAAATGGTTACGGTGCGATTGTTCCGATCTATCCATTGACACCGGAGTTCTGTGCACAGGATACATTTGATATGCTGATCGGAGCATATCGTCATCTGACAAAGAAAATGTCAATCGACCGACTGGTAGTAGTCGGAGATTCGACCGGTGGCGGACTTGCGTTATCACTGGCAGTTCTTTCATGGAAAGAAGGTATCAGGAGACCGGATAAACTGATTCTGTTATCTCCGGCGATGGATACTGAATTTATGGATGGTAATATGGCGAACCTAATGATGGATCGAAAGAAGGAGATGCGGAAGTATTATTATCGTCCAGGAATAAAAGAATTTTTGAGAAAATACTGGATCAGGGATTTGTATCATCAAAATGAATATACCTGTCCGGTATACGCAGATCTGACTGATATCTGTGATGAGATTGCCATTTTTACGGTAGAAGATGATCTGTTAAACGGATATGCAAGATATCTGTATGATCGACTAAAGAAACAGCAGATTCGAATCCATTATTTTGAATATTTCGGGATGCCTCATGATTATATCGAGCATCCTCATATTCCTGAGTGCCGTATGATCATCAATCGTATCAGTGACAGTATTAAGGATGAAGCAAAACTCGTAAACCCGGAGATCAAGCGGGCAGTGTGGGCAAGATCCATGGTGGCGGAACGCTATCCAAAGATTTATCAGGATGATGAATCTATTAAGCTCGCAACCAAATTGAATGTTTCCCATAAGGATCTGAATGCGATGTATTCGGAATATGATCGTCTGGTTAAGATGGGAAGAATCGTAGAGATTGACAAACGGGTAAAACAGTTTATTATGAGGTATGCAGATGGGATCATTGTAAATGTCGGGGCGGAACTTGATACCATGTTTTCGCGGATGGATAACGGAAGGATCCGATGGTATAATGTTGATATGCCTGAGACAATGGAACTTCGCCGCAGAATGCTGGAGAGCAAGGATAGGGAGCAGAACATTGGAAAATCTATTTTGGATTTTACTTGGCTTGACAGTGTTAAGAAGAATCAGGGAGAAGCGATATTATTTGTATGCTGTGATGTTACGAAGTATTTTACAACAAAGAAACTACAGGCGTTTCTTGATGCTATATGGCAGCGGTTTCCGGGGGCTGAGGTTTTGTTTGATGTCAAGAATTCTGTTGGCAGAAAGCAGGCAAATCTGAAAGTATTAACAGGAAAGAAGAAAGGCTCGTTTATAAAGGTAAGTATCGATAACTGTACAAGTCTGATGTATGACTGGAATATCAAATACAGAGTGTTATATGACAGAGCGATTCTGAATAAAGAAGATATTACAGATATGTTTTCGGATGATGTGGCAAGACGATATCGCCATGCGATCAGACGAAAATATGATAAAATTATTCAATTGAGACTTGGTACAGAGCGAATCCAATTTTAA